The Fictibacillus phosphorivorans genomic sequence GCCATTTATTTCGTACGGGGGCTCATCCCTTCTATTGTTTCTAACATCGATGGGGATTCTCATAAATATTTCTGCAAAAGTAAATCTGAACAAGAAAGTACCTGATCGAAAGCCCGAAGTAAACAGAAAGATAAAAGCTATCATGTAACGGTAAAAGGAGAGGAACTTGTATGAGTAGAAAAATCAGCAAAGTCTTAGTAGCAAACCGAGGAGAAATTGCAATACGGATTTTCAGAGCCTGTACCGAACTAGATATACGAACAGTAGCTATTTATTCAAAAGAAGATACGGGATCTTATCATCGTTATAAAGCCGATGAAGCCTATCTTGTAGGAGAGGGTAAGAAACCGATCGATGCTTATCTTGATATCGAAGGCATTATTGAGATCGCTAAGACAAATGGTGTTGACGCGATTCATCCAGGATACGGCTTTTTATCAGAAAACAAAGAATTTGCAGAACGTTGTGATGAAGAAGGAATCATTTTCATTGGTCCTAACCAAAAACACCTTGATGTTTTCGGAGATAAAGTTAAAGCGAGACAAACAGCCATCGATGCCAACATCCCAGTTATTCCGGGTAGTGATGGACCTGTTAACAGTCTTTCAGAAGTGAGAGACTTTGCTCTGAGCAATGGTTTTCCTATCATCATCAAGGCTTCTATGGGTGGCGGTGGACGCGGAATGCGCATCGTAAGAAGTGAAAACTCCCTTGCGGAAAGTTATGACCGTGCCAAATCAGAAGCAAAAGCCGCGTTTGGTAAAGATGAAGTATATGTTGAGAAATTTGTTGAGAACCCTAAACATATCGAAGTTCAGATTCTAGGAGATCATGAAGGCAATTTAGTGCATTTATATGAGCGCGACTGTTCTGTACAAAGAAGGCATCAAAAGGTAGTTGAAGTTGCACCAAGTGTTTCGCTATCTGAGGAACTTCGTCATGATATCTGTGAATCTGCTGTTTCTTTGATGGAGCATGTTGGGTATATCAATGCAGGTACAGTTGAGTACCTAGTTACACCAGACGGAAAATTTTATTTCATTGAAGTGAATCCAAGGGTTCAGGTAGAGCACACGATCACGGAGATGGTCACTGGTATCGATATCGTCCAATCGCAAATATTAATCGCAGAAGGATACCAGTTACATGAAAAAGAGATTGGTATCCCAAAGCAAGAAGATATTTATTGTCATGGTTATGCAATCCAATCACGTGTAACTACAGAAGATCCTTCTAATCAGTTCATGCCTGATACAGGTAAAATCATGGCTTATCGTTCTGGTGGAGGCTTTGGCGTTCGTTTGGATGCTGGAAATGGATTCCAAGGTGCTATTATCACACCTTTTTATGATTCTTTACTCGTTAAGGTGTCTACATGGGCTTTATCGTATGAGCAAGCAGCTTCTAAAATGTTAAGAAACTTAAAAGAGTTTCGTATACGTGGTATAAAAACCAACATTGCTTTTCTTGAGAACGTAGTCACACACCAAAAGTTCTTGTCAGGTGATTATGATACTTCTTTCATTGATACAAGCAGTGAGCTCTTTGTTTTTCCAAAGCGTAAAGATAGAGGAACGAAGATGCTTTCGTATATTGGTGCGACAACTATCAATGGTTTCCCAGGACTAGCTAAGCAGGATAAACCTAACTTTGCTAAACCGAGGATTCCAAAGATTAAACATTCTGAGCCGATCCCTTATGGAACGAAACAATTGTTAGATGCTGAGGGGCCAGAAGCGGTGTCTCGCTGGATAAAGGATCAAAAGAAACTCCTTCTTACGGATACTACTTTCCGCGATGGTCACCAATCATTGTTGGCGACTCGTGTACGTACGAATGACCTTCTTCATATTGCTGAGCCGACTTCAAGATTGTGGCCAGAAATGTTTTCACTCGAGATGTGGGGAGGAGCAACGTTTGATGTTTCTTATCGTTTCCTAAATGAAGATCCATGGGACCGCTTAATTAAGCTGAGAGAAAAAGCACCGAATGTGTTGTTCCAAATGCTACTAAGAGCTTCTAATGCGGTAGGGTACAAAAACTATCCAGATAATGTGGTCGAAGAGTTCGTTAAAAAGTCAGCTATGGCAGGTATTGATGTGTTCCGTATCTTTGATAGTTTAAACTGGGTAGAAGGTATGAAAGTAGCAATTAGAGCGGTTCGTGAGACAGGAAAAATCGCTGAGGCTGCTATTTGCTATACAGGAGATATTTTAGATCCGAACCGAACAAAATATGATCTGAATTATTATGTGAATCTAGCAAAAGAGCTTGAAGCTGAAGGGGCACATATTCTAGCAATTAAAGATATGGCTGGTCTTTTAAAACCACAAGCTGCTTACGATCTAGTATCAGCGCTCAAAGAATCCATTAATATACCGATCCATCTTCATACGCATGACACGAGCGGAAACGGAATCTATACGTATGCTAAAGCGGCTGAAGCAGGTGTGGATATCGTAGACGTTGCTGTAAGTTCTATGGCGGGTCAGACATCACAGCCGAGTGCAAATTCCCTTTACTACGCACTAGCAGGAAACGAAAGACAACCTGAAATGAACATTGACCATGTTAAAGACCTATCTTCTTATTGGGAAGATATCAGAAAATATTATTCTGGGTTTGAAAGCAATACGGCTGCACCAGATCCGGAAGTATATGAGCATGAGATGCCAGGCGGGCAGTTTAGTAATCTTCAACAACAAGCAAAGGCAGTCGGCCTTGGTGAACGTTGGGATGAAGTAAAACAGATGTATCGTAGAGTAAATGATATGTTTGGCGATGTTGTTAAAGTTACTCCATCATCTAAAGTTGTAGGTGATATGGCTCTGTATATGGTTCAGAACAACTTAACGGAAGATGATGTATACGATCGAGGAGATTCTTTGGATTTCCCTGACTCTGTTGTAGAATTCTTTCAAGGGTACCTAGGACAGCCATATGAAGGTTTTCCTAAAGAACTGCAACGCATCATCTTAAAAGGAAGAGAACCTCTGTCAGTGAGGCCAGGAGAGCTTTTAGAGGCGGCTGATTTTAATGACATGAAGGAAACGTTATTCCACAAGATAAATCGCCAAGTTACCAGTTTTGATGTGTTGGCGTATGCCTTGTATCCAAAGGTATTTTTGGATCGCGAGAAGATGTATTCCCAATTTGGTGATATCTCTGTTCTTGATACGCCAACGTTCTTTTATGGGATGAAGCTTGGAGAAGAGATTGAAGTAGAGATCGAACAAGGTAAAACTTTAATCGTGAAACTCGTTTCAATCGGTGAAGCACAGAATGATGGATCAAGAGTTCTTTATTTTGAACTTAACGGTCAATCACGTGAAATCGTAGTTATCGACGAAAGTGCTAAAGTAACGGTATCTGCAAAGCAAAAAGTAGATCCTTCAAATCCTTCTCAGATTGGTGCAAGTATGCCAGGAACTGTGATCAAGGTTCTAGTTGAAAAAGGAGAGAAGGTTAAAAAAGGTGACCACCTCATGATAACTGAGGCCATGAAGATGGAAACGA encodes the following:
- the pyc gene encoding pyruvate carboxylase, which codes for MSRKISKVLVANRGEIAIRIFRACTELDIRTVAIYSKEDTGSYHRYKADEAYLVGEGKKPIDAYLDIEGIIEIAKTNGVDAIHPGYGFLSENKEFAERCDEEGIIFIGPNQKHLDVFGDKVKARQTAIDANIPVIPGSDGPVNSLSEVRDFALSNGFPIIIKASMGGGGRGMRIVRSENSLAESYDRAKSEAKAAFGKDEVYVEKFVENPKHIEVQILGDHEGNLVHLYERDCSVQRRHQKVVEVAPSVSLSEELRHDICESAVSLMEHVGYINAGTVEYLVTPDGKFYFIEVNPRVQVEHTITEMVTGIDIVQSQILIAEGYQLHEKEIGIPKQEDIYCHGYAIQSRVTTEDPSNQFMPDTGKIMAYRSGGGFGVRLDAGNGFQGAIITPFYDSLLVKVSTWALSYEQAASKMLRNLKEFRIRGIKTNIAFLENVVTHQKFLSGDYDTSFIDTSSELFVFPKRKDRGTKMLSYIGATTINGFPGLAKQDKPNFAKPRIPKIKHSEPIPYGTKQLLDAEGPEAVSRWIKDQKKLLLTDTTFRDGHQSLLATRVRTNDLLHIAEPTSRLWPEMFSLEMWGGATFDVSYRFLNEDPWDRLIKLREKAPNVLFQMLLRASNAVGYKNYPDNVVEEFVKKSAMAGIDVFRIFDSLNWVEGMKVAIRAVRETGKIAEAAICYTGDILDPNRTKYDLNYYVNLAKELEAEGAHILAIKDMAGLLKPQAAYDLVSALKESINIPIHLHTHDTSGNGIYTYAKAAEAGVDIVDVAVSSMAGQTSQPSANSLYYALAGNERQPEMNIDHVKDLSSYWEDIRKYYSGFESNTAAPDPEVYEHEMPGGQFSNLQQQAKAVGLGERWDEVKQMYRRVNDMFGDVVKVTPSSKVVGDMALYMVQNNLTEDDVYDRGDSLDFPDSVVEFFQGYLGQPYEGFPKELQRIILKGREPLSVRPGELLEAADFNDMKETLFHKINRQVTSFDVLAYALYPKVFLDREKMYSQFGDISVLDTPTFFYGMKLGEEIEVEIEQGKTLIVKLVSIGEAQNDGSRVLYFELNGQSREIVVIDESAKVTVSAKQKVDPSNPSQIGASMPGTVIKVLVEKGEKVKKGDHLMITEAMKMETTVQAPFDGTVKEISVQNGEGIAAGDLLIELIK